A window of the Bufo gargarizans isolate SCDJY-AF-19 chromosome 1, ASM1485885v1, whole genome shotgun sequence genome harbors these coding sequences:
- the LOC122923691 gene encoding vomeronasal type-2 receptor 26-like, giving the protein MASVFSIIVILCCAITCYITRKFILHWDTPLVKANNRTVSFILLVSIMLSFLCVFLFIGPPVDITCKMRQTSFGIFFSVALSSVLAKTIMVCIAFKATKPGSSWRKLVEIRVSYYVLVICSVIQVKICAIWLSVSPPYQEFDHHSYPGKIIIQCNEGSDIWFYSMLGYLGLLAAVSLVLAFMVRTLPDSFNEAKYITFSMLVFCSVWISMIPAYLSTRGKNMVAVEIFAILSSSAGILACIFFPKCYILIMKPELNSRNQLVKK; this is encoded by the coding sequence ATGGCTTCAGTCTTCTCTATAATTGTGATTCTCTGCTGTGCTATAACCTGCTACATCACAAGAAAGTTCATCTTACATTGGGACACTCCTCTAGTAAAGGCCAATAACCGGACAGTGAGCTTCATCCTCTTGGTCTCCATCATGTTGAGCTTCCTCTGTGTATTCTTGTTCATTGGTCCTCCAGTAGACATAACCTGTAAGATGAGACAAACATCCTTTGGCATTTTCTTCTCAGTTGCACTCTCTTCAGTTTTGGCCAAGACTATCATGGTCTGCATTGCTTTCAAAGCCACCAAACCAGGCAGTTCCTGGAGGAAGTTGGTGGAGATCAGAGTGTCCTATTATGTGTTGGTGATATGTTCCGTCATacaagtgaaaatctgtgctATTTGGTTGTCAGTGTCTCCTCCATATCAGGAGTTTGACCACCACTCTTATCCTGGGAAGATCATCATTCAGTGTAATGAAGGCTCAGATATCTGGTTCTACTCCATGTTGGGTTATCTGGGGCTCCTGGCAGCTGTGAGCCTTGTTCTGGCTTTCATGGTGAGGACATTACCGGACAGTTTTAATGAGGCCAAGTAcatcaccttcagcatgctggtgTTCTGCAGCGTCTGGATCTCCATGATCCCGGCTTACCTGAGCACTAGAGGAAAGAACATGGTGGCTGTGGAGATATTCGCCATATTGTCCTCATCTGCTGGAATATTAGCCTGTATATTCTTTCCTAAATGTTACATCCTAATAATGAAACCTGAGCTGAACTCCCGAAACCAATTagtaaaaaagtaa